The following are from one region of the Trichoderma breve strain T069 chromosome 5, whole genome shotgun sequence genome:
- a CDS encoding cytochrome p450 domain-containing protein produces MGMVISCILVLKWFYHVLRGHLRHVPGPLLSKITSMHLAIYDFSYSRNDQILKWHHQYGPIICIAPNEVSVATLEATKEIYSATQRWPKSNYFDNFKGYNRRAIFATKSHEEHRAKRKLTSKFYQASNMYTVPAIEQHIQERSQTVLRQISPDTPVDIYSLADCYALDIITFLVLGPHHSTQSVENVCLERQIVMDLKHLQFVGPLRLHCPIFFDYVSKLLDTLSPGLAYLRAEDRLASWCQQRISETMKDPDFDNSRSLLQHILANLQNVRPKQSTDHLYVAAEILDNINAAEATVAVTATYLVWRLTEHPEWQQKIRKELNELAVQENGLVSFADVNSQVPSLEACLREVYRLHPASSGRSERLVPEGGRTLLNNYLPEGTIVTSSVAALHRDENIFPNPDHFLPERWLDGDEEMLNKRLNQLIPFGYGGRVCLGKALATMEIKLLIAGLYRKYKTVMTESSTHASMRQCSTHDAVPWGLKCVIECQLVDDDQ; encoded by the coding sequence ATGGGTATGGTAATTAGCTGTATTCTAGTCCTCAAGTGGTTCTATCATGTCCTCCGAGGGCACCTGCGGCATGTTCCCGGCCCTCTGCTGTCAAAAATCACGAGTATGCACTTGGCTATATACGACTTCTCTTACAGCCGGAACGACCAAATTCTGAAATGGCATCACCAATATGGGCCGATAATCTGTATAGCGCCCAATGAAGTTTCGGTAGCGACTTTGGAAGCCACAAAGGAAATATACAGTGCCACTCAGCGATGGCCAAAAAGTAATTACTTTGATAACTTCAAAGGGTACAATAGGCGGGCCATTTTTGCGACGAAGTCACACGAAGAGCATCGCGCGAAGCGAAAATTAACCTCCAAATTTTACCAGGCTTCAAACATGTATACCGTGCCAGCTATTGAGCAGCATATCCAAGAACGTTCCCAGACTGTCCTGAGGCAGATCAGCCCTGATACGCCAGTAGACATTTATAGTCTCGCCGACTGTTACGCTCTTGATATTATCACATTCTTGGTGTTAGGTCCTCACCATAGCACCCAGTCTGTGGAGAACGTTTGTCTAGAGCGTCAGATAGTTATGGATCTAAAACACTTACAATTTGTTGGGCCACTTCGCCTTCATTGCCCGATTTTTTTTGATTACGTCTCAAAACTATTGGATACGCTGAGCCCAGGGCTGGCATACCTTCGGGCGGAGGATAGGCTTGCATCATGGTGTCAACAACGCATTTCCGAAACAATGAAAGACCCCGATTTTGATAATTCGCGTTCGCTCCTCCAGCACATCCTCGCAAACCTCCAAAATGTCAGGCCAAAGCAGTCGACTGACCACTTATACGTTGCGGCAGAGATTCTCGACAATATcaatgctgctgaggctACTGTTGCGGTAACTGCCACGTATCTTGTCTGGAGATTGACTGAGCATCCAGAATGGCAACAGAAAATACGTAAAGAATTGAACGAATTGGCAGTACAAGAGAATGGCCTTGTATCATTTGCCGACGTCAATAGTCAAGTTCCATCTCTGGAAGCATGCTTGCGAGAAGTATATCGCCTCCATCCGGCATCGAGCGGACGTTCTGAGCGCCTTGTTCCAGAAGGCGGGCGTACTTTGTTAAACAACTATCTTCCAGAAGGGACCATAGTCACAAGTTCAGTCGCAGCACTTCATAGAGATGAGAATATATTCCCAAACCCAGATCATTTCTTGCCAGAAAGATGGCTcgatggagacgaggagATGCTCAACAAGAGATTGAATCAACTTATCCCTTTTGGATACGGTGGAAGAGTCTGTTTAGGAAAGGCACTTGCTACTATGGAGATCAAATTGCTAATTGCAGGGCTCTATCGAAAGTATAAAACAGTCATGACAGAGTCATCCACACACGCCTCAATGAGGCAATGTAGCACACATGATGCTGTACCATGGGGGTTGAAATGCGTGATTGAATGTCAGTTGGTTGACGACGACCAGTAA
- a CDS encoding fungal specific transcription factor domain-containing protein has product MQRATALHYQNTISGLRRELLNFDSANDRQQARLLLILIIACHYEAISGNKSGMMLQHLRASREIVRRLLTQPQRGNIDQDSLGFSLELYAYLSIVNSLASYRSIGKLAQPYDTFLTSLDELSSYSTFGSMFGGCHSLYELIPRITHYYLDDAAIRRLFGST; this is encoded by the exons ATGCAGCGTGCTACTGCTCTGCACTATCAAAACACAATATCAGGCCTGCGGCGAGAATTGCTCAACTTCGATTCCGCAAATGACCGGCAACAAGCGAGGCTCTTGTTAATCCTGATTATTGCTTGTCATTACGAAGCTATATCTGGCAATAAGAGCGGAATGATGCTCCAGCATTTGCGTGCTAGTCGAGAGATAGTCAGGCGACTTCTCACTCAACCTCAAAGAGGTAATATTGACCAAGATTCTCTGGGTTTTAGCCTTGAACTCTACGCCTACTTGTCCATCGTCAACTCGCTCGCATCTTATCGAAGTATTGGAAAGCTTGCTCAGCCATACGACACGTTTTTGACTTCGTTGGATGAACTAAGCAGCTACTCGACATTTGGCTCAATGTTTGGCGGTTGCCACTCACTATATGAGCTTATTCCCCGCATCA CGCATTATTACTTGGACGATGCCGCCATCCGCAGACTCTTTGGATCAACATGA
- a CDS encoding sugar transporter domain-containing protein codes for MLRKAESGTWLPAYVPVSSNVVLILLMTSSMAISTTYGIYRSMLNGLNILPAYINYFDLNDTTKGLHTAAIFIGGCLATPCSGLLCDRFGRRPAIFWGSLIAIASMAIQTAAQNVAMFIVARVLVGFGTAIANIASGTMLNNFYYVGALIIAVITLSTSSWESSWAWRLPSVAQGMFSVFSIGFLPFIPESPRWLAYRGHHEAAQLAVALVSSNGNIEDPASNVLYEQIVKGIELERSQKHNVTIWGIVKDPVARRRLLIGSSTGIFASTAGNVIATFYLGAELKTAGITNIKSQLKANIVLNAWCLPCALAGTQFISRWGRKSTAIITEALLVACLLTIGLLTKKYAEDPDHASKALVYGNVAVMFLFQGIYSIAWTPLFSLYPPEIANFLIRAHTVAVTQLGQNLCGTILVLVTPIALQTIGWKMYIINASWDVGMVALIWYFWVEIKGKSLEEIDTIFDTGSRQSRSIAGADGKRDNVANSTAVEMPPLLSGLRQVLPT; via the exons ATGCTTAGAAAAGCTGAATCCGGCACATGGCTCCCTGCCTATGTCCCAGTATCATCTAATGTGGTGCTAATTCTGCTTATGACTTCTTCAATGGCAATCTCTACT ACTTATGGAATCTACCGATCAATGCTCAATGGCCTTAATATCTTACCCGCATACATTAATTATTTTGATCTTAATGATACGACAAAAGGCTTGCACACTGCCGCAATTTTTATTGGTGGCTGTCTGGCAACGCCCTGCTCTGGCTTGCTGTGCGATCGTTTCGGTCGACGCCCTGCTATCTTCTGGGGCAGTCTAATAGCAATTGCCAGTATGGCAATTCAGACGGCAGCTCAAAATGTTGCTATGTTTATTGTGGCCAGAGTGTTAGTCGGGTTTGGAACTGCGATCGCCAATATTGCAAGCGGAAC TATGCTTAACAACTTCTACTA CGTCGGTGCTTTAATCATTGCGGTCATTACTCTTAGCACGAGCTCCTGGGAATCGTCGTGGGCCTGGAGGCTTCCATCCGTGGCTCAAGGCATGTTCTCTGTATTCAGTATTGGATTTCTGCCATTCAT TCCTGAGTCGCCACGTTGGTTGGCTTATCGTGGCCACCACGAAGCAGCGCAGCTTGCGGTTGCTCTTGTTAGCTCTAATGGCAACATTGAAGATCCGGCATCAAATGTTTTATACGAGCAGATTGTCAAGGGCATTGAGCTAGAGCGCTCGCAGAAGCACAATGTGACAATCTGGGGCATTGTCAAGGACCCTGTGGCAAGAAGACGGCTCCTGATTGGCTCATCGACGGGAATATTTGCTTCAACAGCTGGAAACGTTATCGCAACATTCTATCTTGGCGCCGAACTTAAGACTGCGGGTATCACGAACATCAAATCTCAATTGAAGGCG AACATTGTCCTAAATGCATGGTGCCTTCCTTGCGCACTTGCAGGGACACAGTTCATATCTCGCTGGGGACGAAAGTCGACTGCCATTATCACTGAAGCACTTTTGGTTGCCTGTCTTTTGACCATCGGCCTTCTCACGAAAAAGTACGCCGAAGATCCGGACCACGCCTCAAAAGCCTTGGTCTATGGCAACGTGGCCGTAATGTTCCTCTTTCAAGGCATCTATTCCATTGCATGGACGCCATTGTTCAGTCTCTATCCACCAGAGATTGCGAATTTCTTGATTCGCGCTCACACCGTGGCGGTTACGCAACTTGGACAAAATCTTTGTGG CACCATATTGGTGCTGGTTACACCCATCGCACTCCAAACTATTGGCTGGAAGATGTATATTATCAATGCGTCGTGGGATGTTGGAATGGTGGCGCTGATT TGGTACTTTTGGGTTGAAATCAAAGGGAAATCTTTGGAAGAGATTGATACGATATTTGATACTGGCAGTAGACAGTCGCGGTCAATTGCTGGTGCAGATGGGAAAAGAGATAATGTAGCCAACTCTACCGCTGTTGAGATGCCGCCTCTGCTTAGTGGATTGCGACAGGTTTTGCCAACGTGA